One bacterium genomic window, ATCGAAGAGGTTCTCCCGTGTTTTTGAGGCACTCTTGTGCCGAAAAAACGGGAAACCTGTACTGGTCGTGTAACGACCGATAAGCGTACTCGCGATCCTGGCGGGGGCAAAGTGCGTAGCGAAGCGTAGCGCTTTGCCCCCGAGCAAGCAAACTGCTTTGCTTGCGGACAGGAATCGAAGAGGTTCTCCCGTGTTTTTGAGGCACTCTTGTGCCGAAAAAACGGGAAACCTGTACTGGTCGTGTAACGACCGATAAGCGTACTCGCGATCCTGGCGGGGGCAAAGTGCGTAGAGAAGCATAGTTTATGGGGTACAGATCACTGTGCGCGCTGAGGGACTCGAACATTACATGTTCAGTACAGGTTTCCGATGCTTTGGAAATCGGAATTTCCAAAGCATAACGGAGAACCTCTTCTCGTCCCTCACGGAAGTGAAGCAATTCACTTCCTATCGCCCACAGTTCTCACTGCGTTTGACCTGTGCGCGCTGAGGGACTCGAACCCCCGACCTTTTCGGTGTAAACGAATTGCTCTACCAACTGAGCTAAGCGCGCAAGCAAGAACATATTATATCATTTTTCATCTAATTTCAATCTCCTTTGATATCATATTAAACATGAGAAAACGCATTGAGTGTAAAATCCGTGGCATTGTGCAAGGTGTCAACTTTCGCTCTTTTGTGAGAAATGAGGCAGTTTCGCTTAATGTTGTCGGATTTGCGCGAAACGATAGCGACGGCGCGGTTTTTGTGGTGGCGGAAGGGGAAGAGATAAAACTTCAAAAGTTTCTTGAAAAAATAAAAAACGGACCAACTTTTGCCAAGGTCTCGGACTTTGAATTTTCGTGGAAAGAGGCATCGGGAGAATTTTCCGATTTTGTGATAGATTACTAATGAATGGAAATTCAGATTTTATATGAGGATGAAAATGTTGTTGCGGTGAACAAACCGGCCGGTCTTATGGTGCATGGCGATGGTAAAACAGACGAGAAAACTCTCGTTGATTTTTTGCTTGAAAAATATCCTGAAATCGAAGGAGTGGGCGAGCCGCCAATCACGGTACACACTACACGCTACACGCCACGCGCTATCCCTCGCTGGGGGATAGTCCATCGTTTGGACAAAGAAACATCCGGCGCGATGGTTGTGGCGAAAACAGCCGAAGCCCACGCGCATTTTAAAAAACAATTTCAAGACAGATTGGCGAAAAAAACTTACCACGCATTTCTTCACGGCGAGATGAAAAAGGACGAGGGGGTAATAGACCGGCCGATCGGCAGAAGCTCATCTGATTTTCGCAAATGGTCGGCCACTCGTGGCGCGAAAGGGGAGATGCGCGAGGCGCTGACGGAATACAAGGTATTAAAGAGAGGACACGGCTGTACCTTTGTGGAAGTGAGACCAAAAACCGGCCGCACCCATCAGATTCGCGTGCATTTCAAAGCAATAAATTATCCTGTGGTTTGCGATAAGCTGTATGCCTTCGCCCGCCGTAGCAGGGACGAAGGTGGGTCCAAACAGGGCTGCGTTTTAGGATTTGACCGTCTTGCCCTCCACTCTCTTAATTTAGGTGTCTTGCTCCCAAGTGGCAAGGATATTCTTATAGAAGCCCCGTATCCGGAGGATTTCAGAAAGGCGATATCGCTAATCAATCCCTAATCTCTAAACCCGAATCGCTCCAAAAATAGGTTGAATTTTGTATAGGGTTGTGTTAGAGTAGTCAAACTTATGAAAGGACTGGGAAATATAAAAATATCGCCGGTGAATATGGAAGAGCGAGGGAAATTGAATTTTCGCTCGGGAGATACGGTTCGCGTTGGCGTTAAGGTTCAGGAAAAGGACAAAGTCCGCATCCAGAATTTTGAAGGTCTGGTGCTTGCCAGACGCCACGGAACCGAACCTGGCGCCACTTTCACTGTACGAAAGGTTATGGACGGTGTGGGAGTGGAAAGAATCTTCCCGCTGTATTCGCCAGCGATTGAAAAAATAGAAGTAAAGAAGACGGCAAAAGTCAGACAGTCCAAGCTCTATCATATCCGAGAAAAAGCTGCCAAAGAAATCCGCAGAGAAATGAGAAATGTCAGAGCGGTAAAAGACGAGAAGGTAACGGTAACAAGCGAAGATATCAAAGAGTCGCCGACTCCGCAGATAGCGGAACAATAAAAACAGATTCAAGATTTACGATTTACGATTCAAGTGTTGAGACAAAACCGCCTGATGGCGGTTTTGTTGTAAAAGTCGTATTTTTTGCTATTGTTGTAGGGTAAATTGTCGGACATAATTTAAATAATGCGCGGGTGTTGAAATTGGTAGACAAGCACCCTTGAGGTGGGTGTGCCGCAAGGCGTGGAGGTTCGAGTCCTCTCCCGCGCACAATTTGAGTCCGCGAAAATTGCGCGCGGAGCGAGTGAACTGCTTCACTCGCGGGAGAGGACTCGAAGACCTTCTCCCATATTCGCGAGTGATTCCTATCATGAGCGAATGGGAAAGGTGTACTGGTCATGTAATGACCGAGAAGCGTAGTCGCGATCCTCTCCCGCGCACAATTGTTTCCAAGACCAGTGTGAACAGTCCCATTTAGGTAAAAATAAAAGAAGGAGTCCGTGTGGACTCCTTTGGGAAAAAATGAATAAGTTTCAGGTGCTGGCCATTTTTTTGAGGTGTTTCAGAATAGTTTGTTCTGATACGTTTTGAGGACAACGCAACTTCTTTATCCTTTCACTCTTCCTCTCTAAATATGCTATCGCCCTGGCGCGGAACTCGGGTGACGATCGCGCTAAAAATTCGGCTAAATCAGCCTCCTTTGCTTGTGGCAACATAGCCAGCCAGTCGCGAATGTCCTTGTCAGGATCGGGCTCTGTTTGGTTTGTCGGCATTTCCTGTATTCTCCGGTTAACACCAAACAGTGAATCCCATGAATTCCATTCAATCATATCCCGTTTTATTATTAAGTTAATCATTTGTGGGTTCTCCTTTTGGGAGCTTACCTGATAAAGCTGAAAAAATCAATTCAAAAAGCAAAAAGTCAAGTTTTTGATGCCGAGCATATAGTGAGAGTATTCCGTTTTTTTGTCTACCTTTACCTTTAACGTTATTCGCTATACGCTATATCCATGTCTTTATTCACCGGCAAAGGAGACGGCGGAACAACTAAATTTTTTGACACACCGAAAGGCGCGCGCGTATCCAAAGCGTCTTGCAGGACGGAGTGTTTGGGCGCGTCTGATGAACTGAATTCGTTTTTGGGCCTCTGCAAGGTTCATTCTGACGCTACACGCTACACGCTACACGCTGTACGCGTATCTCATATTGTTGAACAGGTTCAGCAGAGCTTGTTTATTATTCAGGCCGAGATGGCTGGAGCGGAAAAGACGATTGCTGAGGAAAAAGTCAGGAATATGGAGAAGCTAATAAATTTGATAGAGGCCGAAATGCCACCCATTAAAACCTTCTTCATTTCCGGTGGAACCGAGCTTGCCTCGCTTTTTGACATCTCTCGTACTCTTGCTCGGCGGATGGAAAGAAGGGTAGTGGAAGCCGTAGAAAAAAAAGAGGTAAAAGTGGGGGAGCAAACATTGGCTTATATAAACCGGCTCTCGTCTCTCCTTTACGCTCTTGCTCGGTATGCAAATTTCAAAGCGGGTATAAAAGAAAGCCCGCCGAGTTATAAGTAGGAAAATACATAAGGTGGAAAATCTCGCGTGGTTATGTCATAATTGCCATCACTTGGTTCATATGATAGGTAAGCCAAGTCACATTTTGCAGAATATGTCAGACATTGACAAAATGTGGCGACTATAGTTTAGTGGTAAAACATCGGTTTGTGGAGCCGAATTCGAGAGTTCGATTCTCTCTAGTCGCCAGATATGGCTCTTTAAAGCCACATATTCAAAAATAGAAACTTTCGTTATACGGTTAAAATGGGAAATTGAACTCCGCCATTTATAACCCCAAACTACTCCACAGGATTCCTCCCTTGAATAATTCGGATAAGGAACATGATGATTGCGAGAACAAGGAGTAAGTGTATAAAGTTGCCGATTGTGTATACACCGACGACTCCCAGAAGCCACAATATAAGAAGTAAGACGGCTATTGTTTGAAGCATATATGATTTTAGATTAGCTATGAATAATTACTGACCTTAATAAGTATGGACAAGTATGGAGTCCTTAAATGAATTTTTAGTAAAGAGTTACGACGTGTTAACATTTTTAGATGAGAACGACAACGCTATGTTTTCTTAATGAAGACAATTCCATATTGTCGCAGAATACATCGTTTGTTTGAAAGTACGCGAGCATTTGATAGGATATAAATATGTCCTCCGACAGAATCAGAGGGTTTAAAGATTGGTATATAAGGCACGAACGGCGTATTTCCTCCGGCGCGCTTCTTTTTGGTTTTATCTTTGACAATCTGACTTTGAAGAGGATTGACCTTCTTTATGAGAATATAGTTCTGGCATCTTATTTGATAATTGCCGCGCTTTCCATAACCTTAGTGAATTTATACGAAACGGGAAAGATAAGAGGACGTTTCTTTTCTTGGATTTACGAAGTTCTGCCACTCATTTTGCAGTTTTCTTTCGGCGCGCTTTTTAGCGGTTTTTTCGTTTTCTACTCAAGGAGCGGAACGGTGGCGGGCAGTTGGGTTTTCCTCGTTATCATTTTGGGTCTTTTGGTAGGCAACGAGTTTTTACGTCGCCGTTATCTTCGGCTGACTTTCCAGGTGGCAGTTTTATTTCTCGCTCTTTTTTCTTACGCCATATTTTTCACGCCGGTTTTACTCGGCAAAATGGGCGTCGGGGTTTTCATTCTAAGTGGCATTATAAGTATCGTGGCGATTTACGTTTTTTTGCGACTCCTTGCTTTTTTGATGCCGAATCGCATTGCGCCGATGCGTCCGATACTGACTGCCGTTATCGCTGGAATTTTTTCTTTGGTGAATTTGCTTTATTTTGGAAACGTCATTCCGCCCATTCCTCTTTCTTTGAAACATGCCGACGTTTATCATAATGTCACGAAGTTGCCTGACGGAAATTACGAGCTTACCAAAGAAAACCAGAAATGGTACGAGAGGTTTAGAAGGTACGACACTTTTCATTGGCAGGAAGGCGAGAGCGTTTACGTTTTCAGCGCTGTTTTTGCGCCTACGCGATTGCAGACCGATATAGCCCATAACTGGCAGTACTTTGACGAACAGACAAAGGAGTGGAAGAGCGTAAACAAGATAAAGTTTCCGATTGTCGGGGGCAGGGACGGCGGCTATCGGGGCTATTCTTACAAGCAGAATATATTTGCGGGCAGGTGGCGAGTGGACATAGAGACGCTTCGTGGCGCTCTTATCGGCAGGGTGAAATTCCAAGTTGTGGAAAGCGATGAAAGGCCGGAATTTGAGAAAGTTATACAATGATATTTATGGATGAAAAAAGACCAAAGGTAGGAATAGGCGTGATGATTTTCAAAGACGGCAAGGTGCTCTTGGGCAAAAGGAAAAGCTCTCATGGCGCGGAAGAGTATGCGTGGCCGGGCGGGCATTTGGAATACATGGAGTCCGTTGAAGAATGCGCTAAAAGAGAGGTGCTGGAAGAAACGGGAATGAAGATAAAAAACGTAAAATTTCTGCGACTTTTGAACTTTAAAGATTACGCGCCGAAACACTATATTGATATCGGTGTGACTGCCGATTGGAAGTCGGGTGAACCGAAAGTCAGAGAGCCGGAAAAGTGCGAGAGCTGGAGCTGGTATAAGCTCCAAAATTTACCCGTCCCTCTTTTTAAAGCTTTGCCATCATATTTTGAAGCGTTAAAAACAGGCAAGAATTTTTTTGATAATTGACCTTGATTTAATAAAATATAAAATGCAGACGATCATCTATGTTTTATTGAGGCGGGTTTAATAGAGGAATTAGGCTCGGCCAATTTCCAAAGCCGGTACATTCGCAATTTCCGAAATTTTTGAAACTTTATGGAGGTCGGCTGTGGTGATATAATCAATTTTTGAATGAAAAAAGAATGGAAAAACAAGAAACTGTTTGTTTTTGATTTAGACAAAACACTTGCCGAAAGCAAACAACCGATGGACGATGAAATGGCTGATTTGCTTCGGCTTTTTCTCCAAAGTGTCAAAATCGCCGTGATTTCCGGAGGTTCCTTCGCGCAGTATGACAGACAATTCGTGCCGAAACTTTCTGAAGGTAACCTTGACAACCTGTTCCTTTTTCCCACTTGTGGTTCGTCTTTTTACAGGCAGGAAAATGGGGAATGGCGAAATGTATATACAGAAACTCTTTTAGATAATGAAAAAAAGGATATTTTCGCGGCGTTTGATAGCATGTTTCTTGATGTCGGTTTTTCGATTCCGGAAGTTGTTTATGGCGAACTGGTTGAAGACCGCGGGGCGCAGGTTACGTTTTCGGCATTTGGCGCCACAGCCCCTCTTTCCGTAAAGGGGGGTTGGGACCCGGATAGGAAAAAGCGTTTGAAAATGATTGAGGTCTTGAAAAAGTATCTGCCGGAATTGGAAATACGGACAGGCGGTACGAGCTCCATTGACGTTACGAGAAAAGGTATTGACAAGGCCTATGGCATAGCGCAAATGGAAAAACACATCGGAATCTCACGCAAAGATATGGCTTTTGTCGGAGATGACTTTGAAGAGGGTGGTAATGACCATCCTATAATATCTACGGGTGTTGAATACGTCCATGTGAAAAATCCAAGTCAAACAAAAGAGCTTTTGAAGTCGCTTATGGGCTTGTAAGCCGGCCATTTAAAATGGCTGGATAAACAAAAATCGCCGCTCCGTAGAGACAGCGATGAAGGTGTAAAGAAGTGTGTCATTTACACCCGAAGTCGTAATTCCGGTCAGTGGTCAACCGGTGTTGTTGTGACAGAAAGCGAGAGCGTCGGACGTTTTCCGAAAAGCTCGTAGAATGGCTCCTCAAGCCACATCTTCCATGGGCCGAAAAGCCAAATCCCGCAAATCAGAAACCATAGAATCATGATGGGGGGCATGTATCTGAAGTAGCCGGCCCACATCCTTGGTTTGAATACCATGAGCCCTACAAGAGCTGAAGCCGGAGTAACAAGAACTCCGGTTGAAAGTATGAGCGCTTCTTTCCAGAAATCGCCCGTGGCTGGGTAAAGAGCGCCGGTTAGCACGCCGTTTATGCTTGATGGGATGAAAGCGTACCATCCCGTAGAAGAGGCAATTCCTTCTTTCACCAAATCCGTCAGGAAAAAAGGTGGCGCGTGAAGCAGAAGAAGCGCGAAACCGAGGAGTCCCAAGACGGCCTTGTCTATCTCCCAGACGCCTTCAATGAACTCATGTCCTTGTCCGCTTATGTACGACCAGATGAGGAGCGCAAATAAGCAAACGATGGAGTTCTTGCTCCACAGAAGAAGCGCGATGAAGAAGATAAACTCCAGACAGTCCTGTATGGAGAGTTTCCCGCCTACTGTTCCCACTTCAAGTTTTATGTCCAGTTTTTTGGAAATCCTGGACAGGCATACGAGGAATAAGATGATGGGAGGCAAAAGAGGTAAAGTGCTCCACCACTCTCGCATTCCATACTTGAGACAAAGTGGCAGGAGGTAAACCTCGCCGAAATACGTTCCCGTACCTCCTATAAGCGCCGCCGCCGTATTGATGACAAGGAATTTCAACTTGTCTTGTTCGTTCCCGCCGATTTTTGCCTTTGTCAAGATAAGCAAAATCAGGAATGAGTCCATAAACATGGACCCGAATCCGCACACAAACGGAACCAGATGTATCGGTATAGAAAGAGGAATACCAATACTTCTCGTAACCCCCATAAGCCCCGCGAGAAATGTCACGAGAATTATCGTTTCACTGACGACGTCCAAGTGGTGAAGTGCCTCCGGATATGGCAGAAGCGCCAATCCGATGAGTAGGAAGATGGTCGGTTCAAGACCCCATCCTCTGTGCCTATCTTTGAAAAAGGGAATTGTCAATATTCTATCCATTCCGACTCCTTTCTTTTCTTTTGTCTGTTTTCGGTCGTTTCTAAACCGCCCGTTATATTACTATTTTCTGGCTAAAAGTCAAAGTTTAAATTTGCCTTCATGATAGATTCATGATTATATTTTAGTATAAAAAAGCTCTAAGAGTTCAGTAATTTTTTCAGATCACTAAAATAGCATGGCTTTAATGAGTAGAATACTCGTAATAATAGAGCGGGAACATGGCGCAGAACCAGCTCATACGATCTGTCCACTTTTTGGACAGATATATTTACAGGGTCTGGGGGCGGTATAAAAACTATCGCAGTTTTTCTTTTGAAAGTTTCGCAATCGCTTTTTTGTCTATTGTATTAGCGGCTCTGGTTCGCGTTTTTCTCTCTCCTTTTTTCGGAGAGGAAGCCACTTTCAACATTTTTATCGCCTCGGTTTTGATAAGCGCTTGGCTTGGCGGTTTTCATTCAGGCCTTTTGGCCGTGGCGTTGGCGGTCGTGGCGGAAACTTTTATTTTTTTGAAGGAACCCGACGGTACTTTTGTCAGCGAACCCTCTTTGCTCATACCCTTAATCATTTTTATGGCGGTCGGGTTTCTCATGACCACCCTCATAACGGCTCTGATACAGACGCGTCGACGAATGGAGTTTCTAACAAAAAATCTAAAGGCGGGACAAGAACATCTTGACATAGTAAACCGGCACATCAGAAGTATTTTGGAAAGTATAAATGACGGTTTCGCCGCTTTTGACAGGCAGTGGAGGTTTGTTTACGTAAACCCGAGAATTGAAGAACTTTTCGGCGTGCGTTGGAAAGAGCTTCTTGGAAAGAATATTTGGGAAAAATTTCCCGGTTTTGTGAATTCTGTTCTGCGCGAAAAATGTTTTTTGGCGGTGGAGAAGGGCGAACCTCTAAGATTTGAGTACTATTCTTTGGAACTTAAGAAGTGGTTTCTCCTGCATGCCTATCCTGGCAAAGACGGCCTGTCTTTGTTTTTTGACGATATTACGGACATAAAAGACAGAGAAAGACGCAAAGACGAGTTCGTTTCCGTAGCCAGTCATGAACTTAAAACCCCGGTAACCAGCACCAAGCTTTTCGCCCAGATGTTGCGGGACCGTTTTGTTGAAGAGGGAGACGAAGAAGCGGCCAAGAGTTTGGAAAAGATGGACGAACAGTTGGACAAGCTGGCAAAACTCATACTGACTCTTTTGGACGTTTCTAAAATGTACGGAGGGAAATTGAATTTCAAAAAAAAGAAGTTCTCCTTGTCCTTGTTGGCGAGTGAAGCCGTTTCCGACATGAAATACACCGAAAAGGGTCGCGAAATAAAAATCTTTTCCCGAGAAGATGATATAGAGGTCTTTGCGGACAGGGATCGCATTTTGCAGGTCATAAACAACCTTTTAACTAACGCTCTCAAGTACTCTGCGTTTGATAAAGATGTTTCCGTATCCGTATCTTCCGAAGGGGACTTCGCGCGGGTGGCGGTGAAAGACCAGGGTATCGGGGTGCCTAAAGAAAAAATGGAAATCATTTTTGAAAAATTTTTCCAAATCAATGACAGCGAAAAGAGGGAACATTCCGGACTGGGGCTCGGTCTTTACATATCAAAAGAAATCATTGAACAGCACGGAGGAAAAATGTGGCTTGAGAGCGAAGAGGGAAAGGGGTCAACTTTTTACTTTACCGTTCCGTTCAGTCAGTAATTCAAAAATCCAAGGTTTTTGCTTTTTTGCAAATGAAAAAGTGGTATGATGGGAAAAGATGAAAAAACGAAATTCCTCCATTCCCACCAATCGCAAACGCCCACGCGGGAAAAAACCCAATATGTATGAAAAGTGGCAGATAACAAGAAACGGCGTAAAAGTTGACATAAGACGCAAAGGGCAAGGGGTGGCCAGTTTAGCAGATCTCGCCATGGAAAATATTAAAGAGGAGTTGGGAAATGGCCCTCGTCCGATTCATTCGCGCGATTAGAGTGGCGTCCGAATTAAAAAGCAGAGTTCAACCCTCTGCTTTTACGTTTGTTTTTGATATACTTTCGCCATGACTTTAATTTTAGACGGGAAGAAGGTACGAGAAGGAAAAACGGCGATTTTGCGCAAAACCATAGCGGATTTGGGAGGTGACTTGACTCTGGCGATACTTCAGGTCGGGCATAGCGAGGCGTCAGACGCCTATATTTCCCAAAAGAAAAATTTCGCCGAAAAAGTGGGAGTTAAAGTGTCGCATCACGTTTTTCCCGATAATGTTGAAGAGAGGGAAATAACGGACATCGTAAATGATTTAAACCGAAGGCAAGAAGTTCACGGTATTATAGTTCAGCTTCCGATTCCGGAACGTTTGGATAAAGAGAAAATATTAAACACCATAGACGCTCGCAAAGACATTGACGGCCTTGGTGACATAAATTTCAAGAAACTGTCTTTGAAGGATAAAAGCGGACATGTGCCGGCGACCGCAAGGGGTATTTTGGAACTTCTTTCTTTTTACGGGGTCGGTATTTCCGGTAAAAAAGTGGCGGTACTCGGCCGGTCAAAACTTGTGGGCGCGCCCGTGGCCCGGCTTTTGGAAAACGAAGGGGCGATTGTGTCTGTTTGCCACAGCAAAACGGAAAATGTTCCTGAAATAACAAAACAATCTGATATAATAGTAGTAGCCATAGGCAAGCCGCGATTTGTCGGCGAAGGTTTTTTTAGAAATGATAAAACTCAAACAGTTGTGGATGTCGGGATTACCGCGGTTACTGAAGAAGGCGCGGAAAAACTGGAAGAAGAGATACCTAAAAGAACGCTTGTGGGAGATGTTGATTTTGAAAGAGTAAAAGACATGGTTTTCGCCATATCTCCCGTTCCGGGCGGGGTGGGGCCTATGACAGTGCTTTGTCTTTTTGAAAACTTGGCCAATGCATACGGTATGAAATGAGCGTCACTTGTCGGTCGTAATATTTATCGGTGTTTTACGTCAATTATTATTAATTATTAGTTTTATCATTTTTTATGATGCAAGATAATAAGATACAAAAAGCTGTTATTTTTACGCTCGCGATTTTGGGAGTTTTTCTGTTGGTAAAAACAGTTACGGAGATGAAAGAGTTTGTTTACGTCGGCCCCGATCCGGCGGCGCGAAACATGATATCGGTTCTTGGAGAAGGGGAAGTTCTTGCCGTGCCGGATATAGCCATGTTCACTTTCGGTGTAACCAAAGAAGCGACAACTGTCGCCAAAGCTCAAGAGCTTTCGGCCGAGAGTGTGAACAGAGCCATTGATTTTTTGAAAGAACGAGGAATAGAGGAGAAAGACATTCGCACCGTAAATTACAGCGTTTATCCGAGGTACGAATACAACAAACAGCTTTCAACAAGGGCGATATATCCTCCGGAGGGAGACAGAACGCTTGTCGGATTTGAAGTTTCCCAAAGCATAGAAGTGAAGGTTCGGGACACGGCAAAGGCGGGAGAACTTCTTTCGGGCATCGGAGAAATAGGGGCGACCAACATAAGCGGTCTTTCGTTTGAGGTAGACGACGAAGACGGTTTGATTGCCGAAGCGCGAGAAAAGGCCATTGAAGACGCTAAGGATAAAGCGGCGGAGTTAGCTAAACAGCTTGGCGTCAAAATTGTCCGAATCGTTAGCTTTAACGAGAATGGAAGCCCGTACTACGCGAGAGGTTTGGCAACTTACGGGGAAGTTT contains:
- a CDS encoding acylphosphatase, producing the protein MRKRIECKIRGIVQGVNFRSFVRNEAVSLNVVGFARNDSDGAVFVVAEGEEIKLQKFLEKIKNGPTFAKVSDFEFSWKEASGEFSDFVIDY
- a CDS encoding RluA family pseudouridine synthase; the protein is MEIQILYEDENVVAVNKPAGLMVHGDGKTDEKTLVDFLLEKYPEIEGVGEPPITVHTTRYTPRAIPRWGIVHRLDKETSGAMVVAKTAEAHAHFKKQFQDRLAKKTYHAFLHGEMKKDEGVIDRPIGRSSSDFRKWSATRGAKGEMREALTEYKVLKRGHGCTFVEVRPKTGRTHQIRVHFKAINYPVVCDKLYAFARRSRDEGGSKQGCVLGFDRLALHSLNLGVLLPSGKDILIEAPYPEDFRKAISLINP
- the rplS gene encoding 50S ribosomal protein L19, with the translated sequence MKGLGNIKISPVNMEERGKLNFRSGDTVRVGVKVQEKDKVRIQNFEGLVLARRHGTEPGATFTVRKVMDGVGVERIFPLYSPAIEKIEVKKTAKVRQSKLYHIREKAAKEIRREMRNVRAVKDEKVTVTSEDIKESPTPQIAEQ
- a CDS encoding cob(I)yrinic acid a,c-diamide adenosyltransferase, producing MSLFTGKGDGGTTKFFDTPKGARVSKASCRTECLGASDELNSFLGLCKVHSDATRYTLHAVRVSHIVEQVQQSLFIIQAEMAGAEKTIAEEKVRNMEKLINLIEAEMPPIKTFFISGGTELASLFDISRTLARRMERRVVEAVEKKEVKVGEQTLAYINRLSSLLYALARYANFKAGIKESPPSYK
- a CDS encoding lmo0937 family membrane protein, which encodes MLQTIAVLLLILWLLGVVGVYTIGNFIHLLLVLAIIMFLIRIIQGRNPVE
- a CDS encoding DUF2914 domain-containing protein, with the protein product MSSDRIRGFKDWYIRHERRISSGALLFGFIFDNLTLKRIDLLYENIVLASYLIIAALSITLVNLYETGKIRGRFFSWIYEVLPLILQFSFGALFSGFFVFYSRSGTVAGSWVFLVIILGLLVGNEFLRRRYLRLTFQVAVLFLALFSYAIFFTPVLLGKMGVGVFILSGIISIVAIYVFLRLLAFLMPNRIAPMRPILTAVIAGIFSLVNLLYFGNVIPPIPLSLKHADVYHNVTKLPDGNYELTKENQKWYERFRRYDTFHWQEGESVYVFSAVFAPTRLQTDIAHNWQYFDEQTKEWKSVNKIKFPIVGGRDGGYRGYSYKQNIFAGRWRVDIETLRGALIGRVKFQVVESDERPEFEKVIQ
- a CDS encoding NUDIX domain-containing protein codes for the protein MDEKRPKVGIGVMIFKDGKVLLGKRKSSHGAEEYAWPGGHLEYMESVEECAKREVLEETGMKIKNVKFLRLLNFKDYAPKHYIDIGVTADWKSGEPKVREPEKCESWSWYKLQNLPVPLFKALPSYFEALKTGKNFFDN
- a CDS encoding HAD-IIB family hydrolase, whose protein sequence is MKKEWKNKKLFVFDLDKTLAESKQPMDDEMADLLRLFLQSVKIAVISGGSFAQYDRQFVPKLSEGNLDNLFLFPTCGSSFYRQENGEWRNVYTETLLDNEKKDIFAAFDSMFLDVGFSIPEVVYGELVEDRGAQVTFSAFGATAPLSVKGGWDPDRKKRLKMIEVLKKYLPELEIRTGGTSSIDVTRKGIDKAYGIAQMEKHIGISRKDMAFVGDDFEEGGNDHPIISTGVEYVHVKNPSQTKELLKSLMGL
- a CDS encoding ATP-binding protein, with translation MAQNQLIRSVHFLDRYIYRVWGRYKNYRSFSFESFAIAFLSIVLAALVRVFLSPFFGEEATFNIFIASVLISAWLGGFHSGLLAVALAVVAETFIFLKEPDGTFVSEPSLLIPLIIFMAVGFLMTTLITALIQTRRRMEFLTKNLKAGQEHLDIVNRHIRSILESINDGFAAFDRQWRFVYVNPRIEELFGVRWKELLGKNIWEKFPGFVNSVLREKCFLAVEKGEPLRFEYYSLELKKWFLLHAYPGKDGLSLFFDDITDIKDRERRKDEFVSVASHELKTPVTSTKLFAQMLRDRFVEEGDEEAAKSLEKMDEQLDKLAKLILTLLDVSKMYGGKLNFKKKKFSLSLLASEAVSDMKYTEKGREIKIFSREDDIEVFADRDRILQVINNLLTNALKYSAFDKDVSVSVSSEGDFARVAVKDQGIGVPKEKMEIIFEKFFQINDSEKREHSGLGLGLYISKEIIEQHGGKMWLESEEGKGSTFYFTVPFSQ
- a CDS encoding bifunctional 5,10-methylenetetrahydrofolate dehydrogenase/5,10-methenyltetrahydrofolate cyclohydrolase; its protein translation is MTLILDGKKVREGKTAILRKTIADLGGDLTLAILQVGHSEASDAYISQKKNFAEKVGVKVSHHVFPDNVEEREITDIVNDLNRRQEVHGIIVQLPIPERLDKEKILNTIDARKDIDGLGDINFKKLSLKDKSGHVPATARGILELLSFYGVGISGKKVAVLGRSKLVGAPVARLLENEGAIVSVCHSKTENVPEITKQSDIIVVAIGKPRFVGEGFFRNDKTQTVVDVGITAVTEEGAEKLEEEIPKRTLVGDVDFERVKDMVFAISPVPGGVGPMTVLCLFENLANAYGMK
- a CDS encoding SIMPL domain-containing protein (The SIMPL domain is named for its presence in mouse protein SIMPL (signalling molecule that associates with mouse pelle-like kinase). Bacterial member BP26, from Brucella, was shown to assemble into a channel-like structure, while YggE from E. coli has been associated with resistance to oxidative stress.), which gives rise to MMQDNKIQKAVIFTLAILGVFLLVKTVTEMKEFVYVGPDPAARNMISVLGEGEVLAVPDIAMFTFGVTKEATTVAKAQELSAESVNRAIDFLKERGIEEKDIRTVNYSVYPRYEYNKQLSTRAIYPPEGDRTLVGFEVSQSIEVKVRDTAKAGELLSGIGEIGATNISGLSFEVDDEDGLIAEAREKAIEDAKDKAAELAKQLGVKIVRIVSFNENGSPYYARGLATYGEVYGMGGGDDAVAPSIPTGENKYVSNVSITYEIR